AGCGGCCCGTCGGAGCCCGCGAGGACGTCGGTCTCGACGAGCAGGGACGACGTCAGGGCCACCAGCACGTAGATCAGCCCGGTGATGCTCAGGCCGAGCAACAGGCCGCGAGGGAAGATCTTCGAGGGCTCATGGCATTCCTCGGCCATGTTCACCGAGTCCTCGAAGCCCACGAGGGCGAAGAAGGCCAGCGCCGTCGCGGACGTCACCGCCAGCAGCGTGCCGTGTTCGGCGTTGAACTCCAGCAGCCTGCTCGGATCGCCCGCCCCGTTGAGGACCGCGCCCACGCCGATGGCGATCACGATGAGCAATCCGAGCAGTTCGATCACCGTGAGCACGACGTTGGCGATGAGCGATTCCGTGACGCCGCGCAGGTTCACCAGGGCCAGCAGCGCGATGAACACGATCGCGACCAGCAGCGCGGGCACCGTCACGAACTCCTGGAGGTAGTCGCCGCTGACCGCGCGAGCCGCCGAGGACGCCGAGGTGATGCCGGAGCACATCACCGCGAAGGCGATCATGAAGGTGAAGAAGGGACTCCGGAACGCCCGATTCGTGTACAGCGCCGCCCCTGCGGCACGCGGGTACTTGCCGACGAGCTCCACATAACTGAACGCGGTGAGGAACGCGATCCCGAAGGCGATCAGGAACGGCACCCACAGCGCACCGCCCACCACGCCCGCCACTCGGCCGCTGACGGCGTAGATGCCGGTGCCCAGGATGTTGCCGATCACGAACAGCAGCAGCAGCCGGGGCCCCATCACCCTTTTCAGCGTGGGCTCGTCCGAAGCAGGTCGTACCGGCGATTCCCCGCTGGTCCCGTTCACCATGACCATGG
This genomic stretch from Actinoalloteichus hoggarensis harbors:
- a CDS encoding APC family permease, yielding MVNGTSGESPVRPASDEPTLKRVMGPRLLLLFVIGNILGTGIYAVSGRVAGVVGGALWVPFLIAFGIAFLTAFSYVELVGKYPRAAGAALYTNRAFRSPFFTFMIAFAVMCSGITSASSAARAVSGDYLQEFVTVPALLVAIVFIALLALVNLRGVTESLIANVVLTVIELLGLLIVIAIGVGAVLNGAGDPSRLLEFNAEHGTLLAVTSATALAFFALVGFEDSVNMAEECHEPSKIFPRGLLLGLSITGLIYVLVALTSSLLVETDVLAGSDGPLLEVVRIGAPGFPLILFSAIAICAVSNSALMNMMMASRLLYGMARERIIPRQFGRVLPVRRTPWVAIVFTSMVAVVLVSTVDIALLGGTTSLLLLVVFGVVNIAVLVLRREEVDHRHFRAPTAMPVLGAVTCFLLASPLTGRPAEEYGIAGILLAIGLVFWALNRMIVGRAPIDPAAGSRPVD